Part of the Catalinimonas alkaloidigena genome is shown below.
GGCAATCAGCTTAATTCCGGGAAATTTGTCCATCAGGTCACGATATAGCTCAAATGAGGGGCTTTCTATATTTCCTTCTTTAGAAATATCGCTTGTCTTGAGGAATTTAAGGCTACGGCTATAGAAATACTCCACATGATCAAATAAATTGATTCCCGTATCCTGTTGCCAGCCCTGAATCGCTATTTTTCTACCTTCACGAACTCCAGTGAGGGCATCCCCTCCCAGTACGATTTTCTCTCTACCGTAGGAAATAATCCAGGAAGCAAACTCTTCAGGGTTTTTGACCGCTAGCGTGGCTGCTGTAATACGGCGTGCCCCGGACTCAAGAGCTGTATTCACATCTCCATCCGTATTAATACCTCCTGCAAAATCCACTTCCAAATTGGTATGGCCGGCGATAGCTTCCAGCACATGAAAATGTATGGGTTTACCCTTGCGGGTGCCATCCAGGTCTACCAGTTGTAATTTTGTGACGCCATGATCCTCAAATTTTTTAGCCAAATCAATCGGACTCTCTTCATATACCTGCTCACGAGAAAAATTACCCTGATGCAAGCGTGTGATCTTGTTATTCAGGATAGAAATTGAGGGGATGATTTGAATTTTCCTTAGTTGCATAACCTTTGTATAGTAACTATTCCGGTCAAGAAATGGAATTGAAATATACTATATAAATTCTTTTTTTATAAAGTGCTAACACAATATATTCCTAATTTCTTGTATAGGTTTCAAATATACTGCTAAAAAACTAATAAAATAGCAAAGTTATGCTTTAAGAAAAGGTGATTTTTCTGTATAAGAATTTTCCTCTTCTCCTATACAGAAAACCACCTTTATTTTCCTTTATACCTATCCTGACAGGTCATATATACTTAGGGCAAATCCCCAAAGTAATATGATTATGGCTTATAAATAAACACTCCATGATTGGTGGCTACATACATAGCCTCTTCAGTGGTTCCGGAGAATAAGCCCAGGTCCAGCGCGGCATATTGTTTTTCTTGCTGGCCACCATACTGAACAGTGTTCCAGCTCTGCCCAAAATCGGTAGTTGTATAGATAATAATATCCCCCAAATCAGTTCCGCCATCGGTACCCGCAGCATATACTTTGTCACCATCTTCCCTGCTATTTTGCATGTCATGAAAATAACTATAATTATCCGGGCTTAGCACAATCTCCCAGTTCTCTCCTGCATCCGCTGAGTAGATAATACGCCCTTCCATTCCTACAAGCAACTGATCTGAGTTTTCTGACTTGATCACCATAGAGTAGACAGCGTTGTCGCCATCAGCAGGGACCCTTATAGGCAGCCAGTTCTGTCCTCCATCGGTAGATTTTACCATATAAGGAGAGAAAATGCTCGTTTCACCCCCTGCCCAGATGACGTCAGGGTTTTCATCGCTTACCCGGATCAAGTCAGCCTGGTAACCCGCATTATCCCAGTCAGCAAATACGCTGGTCCAGCTCTGACCGCCATCAGTAGATTTAGCCACATTATATGCACCTCTTCCGAAGACGATATCAGCATTAACAGGGTTTACATCCAGAGCCTGACAAGTGATGGCTCCCTGCTGCCCACCGAAATCTGACTGTAATGCAGTCCAGCTGTTTCCAGCGTTATTAGTTTCGTACAAGGTGGCGGAAGGGTTTTCCGCACTTAGCGCTACACTAGCCAGCAAATGCTCATTGGTTAGTATGGCAAAGTCAGTGACCTCCATGCCAGACAATCCGGCATCTGACCATACCGTATCTTCGCTGCCCAACATTTTTTTGAACATCCCCTCCTGGGTAGCTGCATACACCCAGTCACCGGATACCTCTACTTCATTTACATAATAATCTCCCAGGCCGGTGTAGGTCCAGGTTTGAGAAGGAATTTGCTCATTTCCGTCTCCCATAGGATCGTTTTCATCACAAGCAGTAGCCAGGAATAGTATGCCTACTACCCAAAAAATAGCTTTGATATTCATAGCTTAAAAAGTTTTTGAGGTTAAAAAATAGAACTACTATACTAAAACTACAGGTATCAGCCGCTATTAGTTCAGAAAAATGACATACTGATAATTCCGCTGAGCATCAGCAGCTTACAGAAATTACTCAAAAAATTAAACTCCTTTTTGGTATCCGCATATACAAGTCGCACAATGAAGTAGGTAATAGGAATGATGAGGATCAAAAAATAAGCGATCAGAGTCTTATTACCCAGCATACCGGACATAAAGAAGAGCAAAAAGATAAATAAGGCGGAGAGAAAATATAAAAACAACTTGGTGTAGCGTACACCTAAAAGTATGGGTAGCGTTTTGCAGCCAAAGGACTCATCGCCCTGCATATCTTCTATGTCCTTGATAATTTCTCTCAACAAGGAGATAGCAAAGGCAAAAACAGCATAGGTATATACCAGAAGTTGATTTTGCGGAAAATAAATGGACACTACCCAAACCGCAAGCCCTGACAAACCTGCAATAACCAGGTTTCCTACCAGCGGAAGGCGCTTGAGCTGATTGGAATACAGCCAGAGTAAAAAAGCTGCAATAAAATTAACCAGTCCGACTTTAGGCGAAAGGTAAAAGCCAATGCCAATACCTAATATATTGAGTATGGTATGGGCGATCATTACATATCTGCGTTTGATCAGCCTGCCTACAATCACTCTGTTGGGCTTGTTAATATAGTCAATCTTTATATCGTAGTAGTCGTTAATCAGATAACCGCCTGCCGCGATAATGCTTGTAGAGAAAATCAGAAGAAATAGCTCATGATCTTTGGCATAACCTTTCCAGGTAGTATGTATATCAGCCAGAAAAATAGCGGTAAAGTACTGGGTCAAAGCGAGGATCACAAGGTTGTGCACACGGGTCACCTTGGCAAAACCAGTGAGGATAGACTTTCCACGATATGCGATTCTGGCAGATTTCATCTTTTTATTTAATAAAAACGCTACTCTGTTATAAAATTACCAATAATAAAAGACTAGTATTCAACCACTCAAAATAATTAGCTGTTTTCTTTAATGGCTCAAAAGAAACAATATAATAAGCATCATTGTATCGATACAGGGATTGCTTAGTTGGCTAGCTTCTCTTACTTACTGAGCTTGCTTTATTAAGTTACATGAATCTTCTTTAACTTCGCATTCGGAAAGAATATTGTATTATGAATATTACAAAAGAAAAACTGCATCAATTATTAAGCGAAAAAGTATTAATTCTGGATGGTGCCATGGGTACCATGATACAGGGCTATCAGCTTGAGGAGGAAGACTTTCGTAATGAGGCGCTGAAAGATCACGATAAACCCCTAAAGGGTAATAACGATCTGCTTTCTGTCACCCGACCGGATGTAATCAAAGAGATACATGCCATTTATTATGAGGCTGGGGCAGACATTGCGGAAACCAATACGTTCAGTTCTACATCTATTGCCCAGGCTGACTATGGGCTGGAGCATCTGGTATATGAACTGAACTACCAGTCGGCTAAAATCGCCAAAGAGGTGGCTGAAGAGTTTACTGCCCGTGAGCCGGATAAGCCCAGGTTTGTGGCAGGCTCCTTAGGCCCAACCAACCGTACAGCCTCTCTATCTCCAGATGTTAATGATCCTGGCTACCGGGCCATCACTTTTGATCAGTTGGTAGAAGCGTATCGTGAGCAGGCTGTGGGCCTGATTGATGGTGGTGTTGATCTGTTGCTCGTTGAGACTGTGTTTGATACACTCAATGCCAAAGCTGCCTTATTTGCCCTCAACTCACTTATGGAAGAAAAAGAGCTGGACATTCCTATTATGGTATCTGGCACTATTACCGATGCGAGCGGACGTACCCTCTCCGGGCAAACCACCGAAGCTTTCTGGAGCTCAGTGATGCATGGGAACCTATTCACTATAGGACTCAACTGTGCGCTGGGAGCAAAGGATTTACTGCCTTATATCAAAGAACTGGACAAACATGCTACCTGCCACGTTTCAGCACACCCTAATGCCGGGCTACCCAACGAGTTTGGTGAATATGACCAAACGCCTGAGCAAATGGCTGCGGAGCTGGAGCCTTTTGTTAAAAACGGCCACCTGAATATTCTGGGAGGCTGCTGTGGTACAACTCCTGAGCATATACGCAAAATTGCTGAAATGGCAGCCAAGTATTCGCCGCGGACAACAAAAAACTCAAGCTTGTCAGAAGCCTGAACTTTGAAGCTTGAATTGAATAATTAATGTACCTAATTTAAAATGAGTAATACTACAAACATAGAAGATTCACTAGTTGCCAAAGTAACTAAAGACCCGAATATTCCAGACATGCGCCTTAGCGGCCTGGAGCCACTGCTGGTCAATGAAACTACCGGCTTCGTGAATGTGGGAGAGAGAACCAATGTAACTGGTTCACGCAAGTTCGCTCGCCTGATTACGGAAGAGAAGTATGAAGAGGCCATTGAGGTAGCCCGCGACCAGGTAGAAGGAGGTGCGCAGGTGATTGATATCAACATGGATGAGGGCATGCTGGACAGTGAAGCCTGCATGGTCAAATATATTAATCTAATCTCTGCTGAGCCGGACATCGCTCGCGTTCCACTGATGATAGACTCTTCTAAATGGAATGTGATAGAAGCGGGGCTTAAGTGTGCTCAGGGAAAAAGTATTGTCAACTCAATTAGTTTAAAAGAAGGAGAAGAAAACTTCATTCAACAGGCCAAAAAAATCAAGTTATACGGCGCAGCGGTGATCGTCATGGCTTTTGACGAAACCGGCCAGGCCGATAATTACGAGCGGCGCATAGAAATCGCTCAGCGCTCCTACGATGTACTGGTCAAGAAAGTGAAATTCCCTCCCCAGGATATCATTTTTGACCTGAATATTTTTCCGGTAGCTACCGGTATGGAAGAGCATCGGCGCAACGCCATAGACTTTTTCCGCGCTACCAAATGGGTAAGAGAAAATCTACCCGGCGTACACGTGAGCGGAGGAGTGAGTAACGTATCCTTCTCCTTTCGGGGCAACAATCCTGTTCGGGAAGCCATGCACTCTGCCTTCCTTTATCATGGTCGCCGGGCGGGTATGGATATGGGCATTGTAAACCCCAGCATGCTGGAAGTGTATGATGACATTCCTAAAGACCTGCTGGACCTGGTGGAAGATGTACTGCTGGACAGGAAAGAGGATTCTACCGAGCGCCTTTTGGATTTTGCCGAACAGATCAAAGACAAAGGTAAAACCAAAAAGAAAGACGATAAAGAATGGCGTAAGCTGCCTTTAGCCAAGCGGATAGAGCATGCTCTGGTCAAAGGTATTGTAGAATTTATTGAGGAGGATGCGGAAGAAGCCCGTCAGCAGTACGATAAGCCTATAGAAGTAATTGAAGGCCCGCTGATGGACGGTATGAATGTGGTAGGCGACCTCTTTGGCTCCGGTAAGATGTTTCTTCCCCAGGTAGTAAAAAGCGCCCGTGTAATGAAAAAAGGCGTGGCCTACCTTATTCCTTATATAGAAAAAGAGAAAGAAAGATCTGGCACCGCTCACGAAGCCAAAGGCAAAGTGCTGATGGCCACCGTAAAAGGTGACGTACACGATATCGGTAAAAATATTGTGAGTGTGGTACTGGGCTGTAATAACTACGATGTGGTGGACATGGGCGTAATGGTCCCTGCAGAAGATATACTCGCTAAAGCGAAAGAAGAGCAGGCCGATGTTATCGGATTGAGCGGATTGATCACCCCTTCGCTGGATGAAATGGTAAATGTTGCCGAGATGATGGAGAAAGAAGGGTTTACCATTCCCCTGTTGATCGGTGGGGCTACTACGTCCAAAATTCATACGGCTGTAAAGATAGAGCCCAACTATAGTGGCCCGGTGATTCATGTATTGGATGCATCACGCTCAGTGCCGGTAGTGAGCAATCTGCTCAATAAGAAAAACCGGGAAGCTTTTGCGCAGGAGATCCGGGAAGATTACCAGCAAATGCGTGACAGGCATTCCAAAAAGAAAAAGACTAAGAATTTTGTACCCATAGCAGAAGCTCGGGAGAATAAATTTCAGACCGATTGGTCGTCTCGTGAGGTAGTTAAGCCTCGCTTTCTGGGTTTCCGCACTTTTGATGATTACTCTCTGGAGGAAATCAGCCACTATATAGACTGGACGCCCTTCTTCATGACCTGGGAGCTCGCTGGTAAATTTCCCAAAATACTGGATGATGAGGTGGTAGGAGAGCAGGCACGTATTCTATACCGCGATGCGCAGCAAATGCTCAAAAAGGTGATAGATGAGAAACTCCTCACCGCTAAAGCCGTGGTAGGTTTCTTTCCTGCCAATGCCATAGGAGATGATGATACTGAGCTTTACCAGTTTGATAGTCACGGCAATGAGGATCGCACTCAGGTACTGACCACTTTACATCACCTGAGGCAACAAACGAAAAAGGCTAAAGGGAAAGATTATATGAGCCTGGCAGACTTTGTGGCTCCCAAAGATAGCGGCATTGAGGATTATGTAGGTGGTTTTGCCGTAACGGCTGGGCTGGGTTCTGATGAAGTCGCAAAAAAATACGAAGAGGATCATGATGATTATAATTCTATTATGATCAAAGCGATTGCCGACAGGTTGGCGGAAGCTTTTGCAGAGCTGATGCATGAACGTGTGCGTAAAGAGTTCTGGGCTTATGTTCCTGATGAGCAGCTTAATAGTGAGTCCTTGATCCGCGAGCAGTATCAGGGGATAAGACCAGCACCAGGTTATCCTGCCTGCCCCGACCATACGGAGAAAGAGACGCTCTTTAAGCTATTAGATGTGACCAAAAGCACTGGGATCTCCCTTACAGAAAGCTACGCTATGTTTCCGGCATCTTCAGTTAGTGGCTGGTACTTTTCTCACCCGGACTCAAAATACTTCGGTATATCTAAGGTGGATAAGGATCAGGTGGAAGATTATGCCAAGCGTAAAGGAATGGACCTTTCTGCTATGGAAAAGTGGCTCAGTTCTAATCTGGGATATGATCCTAAATAAGGATCAAGCTTAAAAGTTGTGGGGTAAGTTGTTAGGGTATAATTTAGCCGTCAAAAAGAATCATTGGATAAAGCTATCATTTCTTTGTTTCTACCGGATGGGATGCTTGACTATTTTGAAGTTACTTCAGTAGAAAAGACAGAAGAGAGCTACACTATTAGTTTAGCAGAGAAGAACCAGCATCCGGAGGAATATGCAGGTGAGAACCTCATCTCCAAAGGCTATTTTGCAGAAATTACTGTAAAAGATTTTCCCATACGCGGTAAAGCCTGCTATCTGAAAGTAAAACGCAGAAGGTGGTGGAATGAAGATACAGGAAAGGTAGTTTTTAGAAACTGGGAATTGGTGGCTCAGGGCACGCGAATGACTATGGAATTCGCGTCTTTTTTAAAAGCATTGCATCGATACCACACCGGTAAGCTGTAAAAGCTTAGGCAACTACTTCCATATAAACGGCAAGTTATTAGAAGAGCAATATGCTGCTCATTTGAGTGACTACAGGCATTGGGATCAGTTAGAGCATGCCGAGGATTATGTTGTTTTTCCTGAGAATGTTGGTGAATATATCACTATTGATGAAACAGCAGTTTCACAGGGTGAACTTTACACAGTGATCACCAACAAAGCGGCCAGGGGGAATAAAGGCTGCCTTATTGCAATGATCAAGGGTACTAACAGTGAACGAGTAAAGTCTATCCTGCTTAGAAAGATCCCATTAGAAAAAAGGAGGCTGGTCAAAGAAGTCACCTTAGACATGGCGGCCATTCCATGGGGGCCAGTATGGAACAGATCGTGACTAAGACATTTACCAAAGCTGTTTTAGTCACCGATCGTTTTCATGTGCAAAAACTGGCTTATGAAGCAGTTCAGGAAATGAGGATAGCTTATCGCTGGGAAGCTATTGAGCAAGAGAACCAAGAAATGGAATTGAGCAAAGAAGTAGGCAGAACCTTCGTTGCCAACAGGTTAGAAAATGGTGATACTCCTAAACAACTACTGGTCAGGAGCAGGTACCTGCTCTTCAAGGACAAAAGCAAATGGACGTCTTCCCAAGTCCACAGGGCAGAAATCCTGTTCAAACTCTATCCACAGCTTGAGCAAGCTTATGAATTAGCTCAAAAGCTAGGACATATATACCAAAACACTAAAGAGAAAGGTGTCGCTTTCACCAGACTGGCCAGATGGTATGATCAGGTAGAAAAAGCTGGCTTTAAATCTTTCAATACAGTCTCTAGAACCATTCAGCAACACTATAAAACTATCTTAAACTTCTTTGATAGAAGAAGTACTAATGCTGCTGCTGAATCTTTCAATGCCAAAATCAAAGCTTTCAGGTCACAGTTCAGAGGGGTGAGAAACATTAGCTTCTTCCTCTACAGACTTTCCAAAATCTATGCTTAGTACTACTGTCCCCCAGATTTGTTGCTTGATCCCTAAATAACACCATTCAGGATTTCAAATCGCATATTGAAAATCAGAATTACGGTTTTTATAAGCCTTTGTCCGCAACTTATAAGTGGGCAAAGCTTTTTATATTTCAGCAAAATCATTCTGAAGAGTTTTCGGTAAAAGCTGAGGGTGCATACGTTTGAGTAGGTGAAAAAACTATAGGCACTTGACCGGTTCAGGTCGGATAATGTAAAAAAATCTTCTGTATGCACCCCACAGCTACCAACTAATTGTAGATGACCAACGCTTGAATAAATAGCGTATAATTAATTAGTTGAAAAGTAGTTATTGATATTAATCAATTATGTCCATATTCTAAGCTTCTCCTGTATAAATTAGTATGTTTTCACTATTAATTTCGACATTGATAACTAGTACGGAAAATAAAACCCTCTATTTATAGCCTACCTATTTTCAGGTATTTCCCTACAAATCTTCTCTACAGGCTCTCAATCTCGCCCGAATATCATCCATAATACGATCAATAGACTTACTTATATCCTCTGCTTCCTTCTGTATCGTTTGTTCGCCTATTCCTTTTTCCATTTTTTTCCTGGTACCGTACATCTTTTCATAGAAATGCTCCAGCCCTAGCATATCAATGAGCACTTTTGCTTTATGCATAGAGGCGCTGATCAGCTTATGATCATTGGTCTCGAGAGCTTTAAGGTAGTTCTCCCGATAGGTTTCAAGAGAGCGTAAGGCCATTTCGTAAAACTTTACAATTTTGTCAGGCATCTCACGGAAAGGCTCTTCTGCTTTTTCAAAGTCAGGGGACAATATATCCTCCTTAGCGTCTCGCTTATGCTCGGCTTTTGCCGATCTTTTCTGTAGACTATTGCTTTTCAGTGAAGCATATTTTGAAATTTTATTGTATAAATCCTGTGGGTTAAAAGGCTTGGTGATTATGTCATTCATGTATTTTGCCCGTTCATCCCTGTTAAATTCCGCAATAGTATCCGCGGTAAGGGCAATGATGGGCGTAGTGGCGTATTTTCCCAGCTTACGAATGGCTTCGGAGGCAGCGTATCCATCCATTTCCGGCATACGTATGTCCATAAGGATAATATCATAATGATTTTTTCTGGCCAACGCCACTGCCTCCCGCCCATTGGTAGCTTCATCAGCAACTGAATTATTCCACCATTCCTCAAAATATTGCTGTACTACCATTCTGTTTATTGCCACATCTTCTACCAGTAATATTCGGAGGTCTATGTCATTCTGCAACGTTTCTTTAGCCTTACCATTATCATTTGCTTTTAAGGTAGATTGAGGTTGTATTTCGGCTTTTTCTTGTTTGAGTGTAAAAGAAAATACTGAGCCTTCTCCAACTTTACTTGCTACTTTTATCTCACTCCCTTGCATTTCCAGCAGGGCTTTGGTAATGGTAAGCCCCAAACCTGTACCTCCATAATGACGGACGGTGGAACTGTCTGCCTGGGTAAATTTGTCAAATATTTTGTTCAGGTTTTCCTGAGAGATGCCTATGCCAGTATCCCTTACCGCAAAGTGCAGGTACACAGCATCCTTATCTTCTTTTTCCTGGTACACCTCTAATACTATCCTTCCTCCCTGAGTAAACTTGTTGGCATTGCTCATCAGGTTGTTTAATATCTGAGCCAGCTTCACCTGATCTCCTTTGACTACTTCAGGAACTTTATCCCCAATTTTAGTTACCAATTTGTTATTACGCTCTTTTGCATAAAGAGAATGAGCTTGACGTATGCTATAGAGCAGGTTTTTAATGTTATAGCCTGAAGTTTCTAACTTTACCTTACCAGCTTCCATTTTACTGTAATCCAGTATATCATTGATCAGGTTCATAAGGTTTTCAGATGAAAACTTTAAAGCCTTGAAGTTTTCCAGCTGATCCTGACGGGGGTTTTTCTTAATTAACAAACTGCTTAGCCCAATAATGGCATTGAGAGGAGTACGTATCTCATGACTCATGGTGGCTAAGAAATCCTCTTTTGCTCTGGCAGCTTTTTCGGCCTCGTTTTTTGCTTCATTTAAAGCCGCCTGGGTCTCTTTTATTTGAGTGATATCATCAATAAAGCCATACCATAAAACCTCCTCTTGTTCTCTTTGTATGCTGTTTGCATTTATTTTTATCCATTTAAGTTGCCTTGTCTTCCGAGTAAAAATCCTTCCTTCAAAGCGGAAGAAATCCTGCGCGGCCAGGGCTCTTTGTTGCTCATTGATAAGCTTCTGCACATCTTCTTTGTGTAAGAGTGAAGCAATCACGTCACCTTCGTTCTTTAATACTTCTTCTTCAGTGACTTCAAAAAACCTTTCACACATTTTGCTAATGTAGGTGAACTCAACTGAACCATTAACTCCCTGCTTAAACTCATATAATATGCCTGGTACGTTGCTGCTGATCTTAGTCAGTTGTTCACTTTTTTCTTTAACCTTTTGCTCTGCGCTGATACGCTCTAATTCGGCACCTGCCCTTATGCTTAATAATGTAAGGAGATAATCAGTGTAAGCGTTCTCTTTCCAGGGCTCTTCATCCATCATCACCAGTATTCCGATAGACTTCTCTGTGTGAGGAGAAGTGATAGGCACTCCTATATAGCTTTCTGCACCCCACTCTTGAAGCTTTTTATCATGAGGAAATTTCTCCTGTACCTTTTCCATGTGATAGCTTTTGTTGTTATTGGTTACCAGCGCACAGGGGGTATCTTCAAGATAGTATTCAAAATTTTCTGCCAGCACACCATTAACTCTGAAAGCCAGGGATTTTAAGACCTTTTTGTCCTTCTGAAAAACGCCAACGTACACATATCTCATCCGGAAAATAGTAGATAGCTGGTCAGTGAGGTCTTTAAAAAACTCATCCCCTGTCAGGTTAGCACTTCGCTTGGTAATGTCCTGAATCTGCCTTTCCAACTGTACTTTTTGCGTGATTTCACGATTTATATTTGCGCCACCTATTATCTCTCCCAATTGATTGGTGATGGGGAATAATATCCCTTCAAAATAATGTTCTTTAGTGCCATCATAGCTTGTGGTCCGGAAAGCATCTAACGCTACTTTTTCCCCTTTAAAAACTCTTTCATAGTACTCTCGAACTATTTTTTGCCGCTCAGGTAAGACTTCCAGCTTTTCTATTAAATTATCATTTAGCCGCAGATCAAGCTTCAGGCGATTGTAATAGTCCTCTCTGGTACTTTCATTGATGGCTATGATTTTATAGCCTTTATTCACTGCAATGATATTATCCGTTCCCTGATTGATGATACTACTTAAGATGCTCTGGTTCCGATCAATAATATCAGCTGCCGTTTTTCGGTCAGTTACATCTATTCCTATTCCGTGGATACCGCTTACTTTTCCATTTTTTACAGAAGGCTTGATCTTAAGGTCATACCACTTTTTTTCTATCTGGATTTCTATCTGGATTTCTTGTTCTGTGTGCAGGACTTCTTCTTTGATCTGGTGTAAGCGCAGTGCATCTTCTTGAGAAAATTCTTCAATTTCCAGATCAGTATGCCCTATGATATCTTCTAGAGGAATTTTTTTAAATGCATTATATATCCAATGGTAGCGCAGCTGGACGTCCTGATGAAAAAGCATCACATTGGAGTTATCCAGCGATAGATGAA
Proteins encoded:
- a CDS encoding transposase; the encoded protein is MDKAIISLFLPDGMLDYFEVTSVEKTEESYTISLAEKNQHPEEYAGENLISKGYFAEITVKDFPIRGKACYLKVKRRRWWNEDTGKVVFRNWELVAQGTRMTMEFASFLKALHRYHTGKL
- a CDS encoding WD40/YVTN/BNR-like repeat-containing protein, which translates into the protein MNIKAIFWVVGILFLATACDENDPMGDGNEQIPSQTWTYTGLGDYYVNEVEVSGDWVYAATQEGMFKKMLGSEDTVWSDAGLSGMEVTDFAILTNEHLLASVALSAENPSATLYETNNAGNSWTALQSDFGGQQGAITCQALDVNPVNADIVFGRGAYNVAKSTDGGQSWTSVFADWDNAGYQADLIRVSDENPDVIWAGGETSIFSPYMVKSTDGGQNWLPIRVPADGDNAVYSMVIKSENSDQLLVGMEGRIIYSADAGENWEIVLSPDNYSYFHDMQNSREDGDKVYAAGTDGGTDLGDIIIYTTTDFGQSWNTVQYGGQQEKQYAALDLGLFSGTTEEAMYVATNHGVFIYKP
- the metH gene encoding methionine synthase, whose product is MSNTTNIEDSLVAKVTKDPNIPDMRLSGLEPLLVNETTGFVNVGERTNVTGSRKFARLITEEKYEEAIEVARDQVEGGAQVIDINMDEGMLDSEACMVKYINLISAEPDIARVPLMIDSSKWNVIEAGLKCAQGKSIVNSISLKEGEENFIQQAKKIKLYGAAVIVMAFDETGQADNYERRIEIAQRSYDVLVKKVKFPPQDIIFDLNIFPVATGMEEHRRNAIDFFRATKWVRENLPGVHVSGGVSNVSFSFRGNNPVREAMHSAFLYHGRRAGMDMGIVNPSMLEVYDDIPKDLLDLVEDVLLDRKEDSTERLLDFAEQIKDKGKTKKKDDKEWRKLPLAKRIEHALVKGIVEFIEEDAEEARQQYDKPIEVIEGPLMDGMNVVGDLFGSGKMFLPQVVKSARVMKKGVAYLIPYIEKEKERSGTAHEAKGKVLMATVKGDVHDIGKNIVSVVLGCNNYDVVDMGVMVPAEDILAKAKEEQADVIGLSGLITPSLDEMVNVAEMMEKEGFTIPLLIGGATTSKIHTAVKIEPNYSGPVIHVLDASRSVPVVSNLLNKKNREAFAQEIREDYQQMRDRHSKKKKTKNFVPIAEARENKFQTDWSSREVVKPRFLGFRTFDDYSLEEISHYIDWTPFFMTWELAGKFPKILDDEVVGEQARILYRDAQQMLKKVIDEKLLTAKAVVGFFPANAIGDDDTELYQFDSHGNEDRTQVLTTLHHLRQQTKKAKGKDYMSLADFVAPKDSGIEDYVGGFAVTAGLGSDEVAKKYEEDHDDYNSIMIKAIADRLAEAFAELMHERVRKEFWAYVPDEQLNSESLIREQYQGIRPAPGYPACPDHTEKETLFKLLDVTKSTGISLTESYAMFPASSVSGWYFSHPDSKYFGISKVDKDQVEDYAKRKGMDLSAMEKWLSSNLGYDPK
- a CDS encoding 1-(5-phosphoribosyl)-5-[(5-phosphoribosylamino)methylideneamino] imidazole-4-carboxamide isomerase; the encoded protein is MQLRKIQIIPSISILNNKITRLHQGNFSREQVYEESPIDLAKKFEDHGVTKLQLVDLDGTRKGKPIHFHVLEAIAGHTNLEVDFAGGINTDGDVNTALESGARRITAATLAVKNPEEFASWIISYGREKIVLGGDALTGVREGRKIAIQGWQQDTGINLFDHVEYFYSRSLKFLKTSDISKEGNIESPSFELYRDLMDKFPGIKLIASGGVQRLEDIEHLRDLGLYGVVFGRAYYEGKIKLKEIEHFIAKQPA
- a CDS encoding ISAon1 family transposase — protein: MGASMEQIVTKTFTKAVLVTDRFHVQKLAYEAVQEMRIAYRWEAIEQENQEMELSKEVGRTFVANRLENGDTPKQLLVRSRYLLFKDKSKWTSSQVHRAEILFKLYPQLEQAYELAQKLGHIYQNTKEKGVAFTRLARWYDQVEKAGFKSFNTVSRTIQQHYKTILNFFDRRSTNAAAESFNAKIKAFRSQFRGVRNISFFLYRLSKIYA
- a CDS encoding homocysteine S-methyltransferase family protein; the encoded protein is MNITKEKLHQLLSEKVLILDGAMGTMIQGYQLEEEDFRNEALKDHDKPLKGNNDLLSVTRPDVIKEIHAIYYEAGADIAETNTFSSTSIAQADYGLEHLVYELNYQSAKIAKEVAEEFTAREPDKPRFVAGSLGPTNRTASLSPDVNDPGYRAITFDQLVEAYREQAVGLIDGGVDLLLVETVFDTLNAKAALFALNSLMEEKELDIPIMVSGTITDASGRTLSGQTTEAFWSSVMHGNLFTIGLNCALGAKDLLPYIKELDKHATCHVSAHPNAGLPNEFGEYDQTPEQMAAELEPFVKNGHLNILGGCCGTTPEHIRKIAEMAAKYSPRTTKNSSLSEA
- a CDS encoding transposase is translated as MSDYRHWDQLEHAEDYVVFPENVGEYITIDETAVSQGELYTVITNKAARGNKGCLIAMIKGTNSERVKSILLRKIPLEKRRLVKEVTLDMAAIPWGPVWNRS
- a CDS encoding geranylgeranylglycerol-phosphate geranylgeranyltransferase; this translates as MKSARIAYRGKSILTGFAKVTRVHNLVILALTQYFTAIFLADIHTTWKGYAKDHELFLLIFSTSIIAAGGYLINDYYDIKIDYINKPNRVIVGRLIKRRYVMIAHTILNILGIGIGFYLSPKVGLVNFIAAFLLWLYSNQLKRLPLVGNLVIAGLSGLAVWVVSIYFPQNQLLVYTYAVFAFAISLLREIIKDIEDMQGDESFGCKTLPILLGVRYTKLFLYFLSALFIFLLFFMSGMLGNKTLIAYFLILIIPITYFIVRLVYADTKKEFNFLSNFCKLLMLSGIISMSFF